The sequence AGTGTAAATTTTACGGTGTTGGTTCTGACGGTACAGTTGGTGCTAATAAAAACTCCATTAAAATTATTGGTGATAACACTGAAAAATATGCTCAAGGTTATTTCGTTTATGACTCGAAAAAATCTGGTGGACTTACAATTTCTCACCTAAGATTTGGTGATTCAAAAATTAGTGCTCCATACTTAATTCAAGATCCAGATTTTGTTGCTGTTCACAACGACTCATATCTTGGTAGATACGATGTTCTTACTGGTATTAAAGAAGGTGGAGTATTCCTTCTAAATACTGAAATTCCACAGAACGAAATTTTCTCAAAGCTTCCTAAAATTTGTCAGCAAACTATTATTGACAAAAAACTTGATTTCTACGCTATCAATGCTTTTGAAGTTGCAGAAGAGATTGGTCTTGGAAACAGAATCAATATGGTAATGCAAAGCTGTTTCTTCCTTCTTTCTAAAGTTCTAGAAAAAGATGAAGCTGTTAGATTATCTAAAGAGTATATCAAAAAGCTTTATGGAAAACGTGGTGAAAAAATTATTGAAATGAACTACAAAGCTGTTGATATGGCTGAATCAAGAATGTTCAAAGTTGAAGTTCCTGCTCAAGTAATAGAAAATAATGTTGCTCCATTTGCTCTTAAAGGTAAAAACATGCCAGCTTTCGTTAAAGAAGTTGTTGAACCTGTAATGAGAGATATGGGTAATGATATTCCTGTTTCTAAGATTCCTGCAAATGGTGTATTCCCAGCTGGTCTTTCAAAATATGAAAAACGTGCTACTGCTACATCATTCCCAGTATGGAATGACTCAACTTGTATTCAGTGTAACCAGTGTGCATTTGCATGTCCACACGCTGTAATCAATCCTAAATATTTCACAGAAACACAAGCTGCTGACGCTCCAGCAGAATTTAAGTTTGCAAAAGCTAAAACAAAATCTGCTGCTGAGCAAGGTCTTAACTACGCTATCCAAGTATCTCCAAGAGATTGTACTGGTTGTGGTGTTTGTGTTGAAGTTTGTCCTACAAAAGAAAAATCAATCGTTATGACTTCTTTCATCAAGCAAATTGATGTTGAAGATAAAAAATATGAATTCTTCAATAGTCTACCAGTTGGTGAGATGGGTGGAGAAAAAAGAGAAAGTGTTAAGGGATCACAATTCCTTCCTCAACTTCTTGAATTCCACGGTGCTTGTCAAGGTTGTGGAGAGGTTCCTTACGTTAAATTAATGGCTCAGCTATTTGGTGAAAGAATGTACGTTGCTAATGCTACTGGTTGTTCTTCAATCTATGGTGGTACAGCTCCTACTTCACCTTATACTACTAACCCAGACGGTTGGGGACCAGCTTGGTCAAATTCTCTATTCGAAGATAATGCTGAATACGGTCTTGGTATGGCAGTCGCTAACAAACAGATGAGAGAAAAACTTTACGAAGTTCTTGAATCTCTAATTACTGACAAAGTTATTGATGACAAAATGATTTCTGCTATTGAAGATTTGAAATCAGTTAAAAACGACTTTGTTCTTTCTAAAGCTGCAGGACTAAAAGTAAAACAATTATTTGAAGAATGTACTCTTGAAGACGAAAGAATTCAATATGTAAGAGATAATTCAAAATTCCTTATGAAACTTACTCAGTGGATCGTTGGTGGGGATGGATGGGCTTATGATATCGGTTACGGTGGACTTGACCATGTTATTTCTACAGGCGAAAATGTAAATATTCTAGTTCTTGATACTGAAGTTTACTCAAACACTGGTGGACAGGCATCTAAAGCTACTCCAATCGGTTCTGTTGCAAAATTTGCTGCTACTGGTATGAGAAGACCTAAGAAAGATCTTGGACTTATTGCTATGTCTTATGGTGATGTATATGTTGCGTCGGTTTCATTAGGAGCAGATAAAAATCAAGTTCTTAAAGCTTTCTTAGATGCTGAGTCATTTGATGGTCCTTCTATCATTATCGCATATTCACCTTGTATTGCACATGGTATCAATATGAGAAATATGATGACTGTTGGTAAAAATGCTGTTGAGTCTAACTATTGGCCAGTTTACACTTTCGATCCAAGACTTGCTTGGGAAGGTAAAAATCCATTAAATCTTAAAAACAAAGAT is a genomic window of Candidatus Delongbacteria bacterium containing:
- the nifJ gene encoding pyruvate:ferredoxin (flavodoxin) oxidoreductase; translation: MAKEKKFITCDGNYAAAHVAYMYSEVAAIYPITPSSDMGENADQMAAQGRKNLFGQVLKVVEMQSEGGAAGAAHGAIQAGALTTTFTASQGLLLMIPNMYKIAGELTPTVFHVSARSLACSALSIFGDHSDVMSVRSTGWALMAADSVQEVMDLAVISHNATLEAKVPFLNFFDGFRTSHEISKVEVIAEEDMKALLDMNLVKAYKESSMNPFKPDLRGTAENPDIYFQGREGVNKYYDATPDIVEKWMDKFAAQIGRQYKPFEYYGHAEAENIIIAMGSSLQTIKEVIKNRAAEGEKVGVVAVKLYRPFSSKHFLNTLPKSVKKISVLDRTKEPGCIGEPLLVDVRSILAEARNGYHGEENRCFDPIVVGGRYGLSSKEFTPAMVISILENLKADRPKNNFTVGIIDDVTNLNLEVGAPFNVLPNDVIQCKFYGVGSDGTVGANKNSIKIIGDNTEKYAQGYFVYDSKKSGGLTISHLRFGDSKISAPYLIQDPDFVAVHNDSYLGRYDVLTGIKEGGVFLLNTEIPQNEIFSKLPKICQQTIIDKKLDFYAINAFEVAEEIGLGNRINMVMQSCFFLLSKVLEKDEAVRLSKEYIKKLYGKRGEKIIEMNYKAVDMAESRMFKVEVPAQVIENNVAPFALKGKNMPAFVKEVVEPVMRDMGNDIPVSKIPANGVFPAGLSKYEKRATATSFPVWNDSTCIQCNQCAFACPHAVINPKYFTETQAADAPAEFKFAKAKTKSAAEQGLNYAIQVSPRDCTGCGVCVEVCPTKEKSIVMTSFIKQIDVEDKKYEFFNSLPVGEMGGEKRESVKGSQFLPQLLEFHGACQGCGEVPYVKLMAQLFGERMYVANATGCSSIYGGTAPTSPYTTNPDGWGPAWSNSLFEDNAEYGLGMAVANKQMREKLYEVLESLITDKVIDDKMISAIEDLKSVKNDFVLSKAAGLKVKQLFEECTLEDERIQYVRDNSKFLMKLTQWIVGGDGWAYDIGYGGLDHVISTGENVNILVLDTEVYSNTGGQASKATPIGSVAKFAATGMRRPKKDLGLIAMSYGDVYVASVSLGADKNQVLKAFLDAESFDGPSIIIAYSPCIAHGINMRNMMTVGKNAVESNYWPVYTFDPRLAWEGKNPLNLKNKDAKLTFKEFVSGEGRYKALNIVLKDTDKADAILEEAQKDSERRMNHLKKLSNLEY